The genomic DNA CGCTACCTGTTCATTCAGGCCGAACACAATATTTCCGCTAAGCTGTCCGGTCATCCCGATCATAATCCAAATATGGTCATCCACCAGCTCGACATTTTTCACACCGAGATCGCCGGGTGAGGGAGAGATTTGGATCAATTGTTCAATGACCCGCCGCGCCGACTCCAAAAAAGGATTTATCACTTCTGCCTTCACGATCATTGCGCCCCTTTACGATGGGCTTTTAGACACACAACAAAAGTCCCATTTTAATTTGAATTTTATTTTTCAAAATGATGCATAACGAATCAACCTTCAATAAAATACTCTCTCTATCACTTATCGACAGCTATCCGGCAATTTTTTATAGCCGAATCACAAAAAATGTGAATAATGTCCTATTCCATCGCTTTCCATCGAATTCAAATGGATTACTTTTGATGTATAGCAGGACTTTAGTCTTTATTTTCCAATATACCATACTTCACGGTGTTCTGCTTCGATTCATTGCCCTTCCCGCTCGAATAACCTATAATTTAATGAAATAAGCATAACGATGGTTTTACATATGCACATGTGGATTTGTGAAAAATCCTCAGGCTGTATTGCTGCGACAGAATTAAGAAAAGAGAGGAGGAACTTCATGAACATCAGTCAACTTGAAACACTTATCATGATTTCCAAAACAATGAGCTTCCGCAAAGCCGGAGAACTTCTCAATTTGACGCAGCCGGCGGTATCCGCCCAAATCAAAAGTCTGGAGGACGAGTTCAAGACCATTCTGATCGACCGCAACCAACCCGTCACCCTGACCGACCGAGGGGCTGTTTTTTTGGAACATGCCGAGCGGATCTTGAGTGTTGTCGAGGAGCTGCGGCAAAAATTGTATGATCTGAACGAAACGCCGCAGGGTCATATTGCGCTCGGCACTACAACGTCCATCGCTATTCAAATTTTACCGCGTGTACTTTCCTACTTTCAGGATCAATTCCCGCTCATCAAAACCTCCATTCAATCCATGGCTTCCTCCATGATTTATCAGCAGGTGGAAAACGGGCTTATTGATGTTGGCATCGGTTACTTGATCGAACGTAATCCCAATTTGAGCACTTCGATTTTGTATTACGATTCCTTTGAGCTTGTCGTATCGCCCACTCATCCATTGGCCTCCCAACCGCATGCTACCATTGAAGCCCTTCGGGAAATTCCACTTATTCTGCTCTCACCCGATACGGTAGGACGAAAATTCGTGGATGATGTATTTAAAAAACACCAAATTGTGCCTCATGTCGTGATCGAGTTGTCCAGCAGCGAGGAAGTCAAACGGATGGTAGAGATTAATCTTGGCGCCGCCATTATCTCCAGGCTGTCAGTCTCTCCTGAGCTACGCGCGGGTACGTTGAAAATGATTCACATTACCGAGCTGGAGGTTAGCCATCCGGTAGGGGTCATTTACAAATCCGGCCGATATCTGAATTCAGCCATGCAGCAGTTTCTAAGCGATTTAAAAGGTATGCCGGAGACCAATTTTATCAGTTCTGAATAACGCACTCAGCTATGAACACCCTACGAAATACAAACCTTGATTACGAAAGGACGACATCCTATGAAATTTGATCTGCACACCCATCACTTCCGCTGCGGTCATGCAGACGGTAATATTCGGGACTATATCGAAGCAGGCATTCAGTCCGGTTTACAGGCTATTGGTATTTCAGACCACTCCCCCTTCTTATGCAGCGAGCAGGATCAGGCTTTTCCAAAAATTTATATGGCGAAATCACAGCTTGCCGAGTACGTAGAAGAGGTACAGCAGCTACAGAAGGAATATGAAGGCCGTATTGACGTGCTGCTCGGATTGGAAACGGATTATTTCCCTGATTATGCAGAACTGTACCGTTCCACCCTGGCCCCTTATCCGTTCGACTACCTCATTGGGTCGATCCATAATGTTGAGGGAGACAGCATTTTTAACCGTAACCGTTGGAACGAAGTAAGTGATGCTCGCAAAATCGAGGTCAAGCAAGCTTACTATTCGCTCATTCAGGAATCTGCTCGGAGCGGTATGTTTCAGATTTTGGGTCATATCGACGCCATGAAAGGGAATTTCCCGGCTTTCTCAGATATTCCTGCCGATGAAGCGATTGATGAAACCTTGAGAGTGATTGCAGAGTCCGGTGTGGCGATTGAAATTAACACTTCAGGCAAAACCAAGCTCAGTGGCGGATGGTATCCGTCAGTCCCCATTTTGGAAAGAGCGCATCATTTTGGCGTAGAGGTCACTTTTGGTTCAGATGCCCATAAACCTGCGCGGGTAGGTGAAGATTGGGACGATGTGAAGGCGATGCTGAAGGATATTGGCTTCCGCGAATGGGTTTATTTTAAACAAAAACGTAAAATTTCGGTGTCGCTTTAAAATTTGTTTAGGGTGGGAATTGCCGCCTCGCTGCCAACCACCTTAAACTGCACGGCTCCATTATTTTAAATATTATTTATATTTTACAACATCTATGTGTGAGGAGAATTACATATGTATCTGGAAGACCCGATGGACAAGATCAAAAAGCTAAAGCACGATATCACGCGTTTTATGCTGATCTATAAATTTGCTCTCGACGAAATGGAAACCAAGATTGAAATACTAAAGCAGGAATTTCAGGCGTTGCACGATTATAGCCCTATTGAGCATACCAAATCGCGCCTCAAATCCCCTGAGAGCATCATGAACAAAATGCTTCGTAAAAATAGTGAGCTTTCCCTTGCTGCCGTCAAGAATCACATTAAGGATATCGCGGGACTACGCATTACCTGCTCTTTTATTTCGGACATTTATGATGTAAGTGACATGTTACAGAGACAAAGTGATTTGAAGGTGCTGGAGGTCAAGGATTACATCAAAAATCCCAAACCAAACGGCTACCAAAGTCTGCATCTGTTGATCCAGGTTCCTGTATTCATGTCCGACTGCCAGGAACTAGTCTGCGTAGAGGTACAAATTCGGACAATTGCGATGGATTTCTGGGCCAGTCTGGAGCATAAAATCTTTTATAAATACAACCAGTCCGTCCCCGAAAGCCTGACACGCGAATTAAAAAATGCGGCAGATTCAGCCAATGCGCTTGACCTCCAAATGGAACGTCTACACCGTGAAATTAAAGAGATTAAAGACGCCCAAGGTGAAGAGGACTCTATTGAAGAGATTCGAAAGATTATCATTAATAATCAGCAATTTTCAGTGCCAGCCAACTTTTTGAAGCTGCTCGGGGAGTAAGATTAGGTAGTGATCCACCACTACGCAAATGATTTGATCTTACGTTCGCTGTTGCAACGGGATTCTCAGGATTTATAAACCCTTTAAAGGGTTGAATCCCATTGCAAAAGCGAACGCTTACGCTTATCCAGATTCAGATTCTTCGCTCCGCTGCCAACCGCCTCTCATTCTTCATTTCGTTTTTATGTTCTTTCATCGCAGTTATTTAAAAAGATTAAATCATTGAACTTGAGCCTTGCAGTTTGGATTAATTTGAGCGATTCCTTTAACTGTATCTAAACGAGGAACTTTAGATTTAAAATTAGGATGCTCCGATATAGCGGGTTTAATGAGCATCTGGAGGCTGATCCAATCGCCTGAAAGTGTCTTCAGAAACAGTTTGCCGTTAATTAATCTTCCTGTTCTGTACATACACGTTAATAACCGGATACATAGCGGTCGACTTCGTCCTCAACCCTCTCAATCGCTTGAATCAAGGGCATTTCAGGTTCCTCCTGTTTATATTGAATAGCCTTCTCACACGTACCTCCTGCCCCTGCCCACTCCCAATACAGATGAATGTCTACAGACTCCAGAAAATATACAGATAAGGCTTCAACAGGATTTGCAGCATACAGCTTCATAAATTCCTCGTCTGTAAGCTGATGCTGCCGAAGATACTCACCTTTCATATTGCAGAGTAGATTAAAAGTGTCTTGTTCGTTAATATAAATAGAACGGGCAACGAATTCATTGCGCCTTTCAACCGAGTTCAGTATGATTTGCATAGCGTTACGGATGTGCTCGTCTTCGGGACTGATATGAAACATTTGAATGAGATTGTTCGTGGTCAATTTGGGGTTAAACGGGGCTGGCTCTATGATTCGTGTCCACACATTAGTCTTTCCATTCTCAAACACTTCAATAGCGTCTGAGACATTATAGCCTATCGTTTGCCATTTACGGTTCAGAGCATCGGTGATGTGATAATAATGTATCTCTTGGTCATCGCTTCCCACTTCTTGCGGCCAAACTGTTTCCATGCGAACGATGTCCAGAATATGTTGTTTGTTGACTTTGTCTTCTAGTGTAGTCATATGTATTTCCCCCGATTCTTTTTGGTAAAATGGCAATAGCAAAGCCAAGGATATGATGCATATCCTTTTGTTTAGGATGAATTTCACAGTAAATATATACTCTTATAGCGATAAATAAAATATACTCTTGAAGATATAAATTG from Paenibacillus sp. FSL R10-2782 includes the following:
- a CDS encoding histidinol-phosphatase, with the translated sequence MKFDLHTHHFRCGHADGNIRDYIEAGIQSGLQAIGISDHSPFLCSEQDQAFPKIYMAKSQLAEYVEEVQQLQKEYEGRIDVLLGLETDYFPDYAELYRSTLAPYPFDYLIGSIHNVEGDSIFNRNRWNEVSDARKIEVKQAYYSLIQESARSGMFQILGHIDAMKGNFPAFSDIPADEAIDETLRVIAESGVAIEINTSGKTKLSGGWYPSVPILERAHHFGVEVTFGSDAHKPARVGEDWDDVKAMLKDIGFREWVYFKQKRKISVSL
- a CDS encoding LysR family transcriptional regulator — encoded protein: MNISQLETLIMISKTMSFRKAGELLNLTQPAVSAQIKSLEDEFKTILIDRNQPVTLTDRGAVFLEHAERILSVVEELRQKLYDLNETPQGHIALGTTTSIAIQILPRVLSYFQDQFPLIKTSIQSMASSMIYQQVENGLIDVGIGYLIERNPNLSTSILYYDSFELVVSPTHPLASQPHATIEALREIPLILLSPDTVGRKFVDDVFKKHQIVPHVVIELSSSEEVKRMVEINLGAAIISRLSVSPELRAGTLKMIHITELEVSHPVGVIYKSGRYLNSAMQQFLSDLKGMPETNFISSE
- a CDS encoding GTP pyrophosphokinase family protein — encoded protein: MYLEDPMDKIKKLKHDITRFMLIYKFALDEMETKIEILKQEFQALHDYSPIEHTKSRLKSPESIMNKMLRKNSELSLAAVKNHIKDIAGLRITCSFISDIYDVSDMLQRQSDLKVLEVKDYIKNPKPNGYQSLHLLIQVPVFMSDCQELVCVEVQIRTIAMDFWASLEHKIFYKYNQSVPESLTRELKNAADSANALDLQMERLHREIKEIKDAQGEEDSIEEIRKIIINNQQFSVPANFLKLLGE